In Macadamia integrifolia cultivar HAES 741 chromosome 5, SCU_Mint_v3, whole genome shotgun sequence, a single window of DNA contains:
- the LOC122077878 gene encoding putative GEM-like protein 8, with amino-acid sequence MVLTPWRQAIFVVIDTSLGDIGLLNLLSIAIVIIQYKKLVNYKDSEYFGNADRIDTLIEWINKVGRKADSFTHGVREHVRLGPKVSTTLKGKLRLATRVLQEGGVEKLFKQIFNVREGEKLLNASQCYLSTTAGPIAGLLFISNENVAFYSERYLRFTLPTQELIRIPYKVMIPLQKIKGANRSENVKNPNQKYILVTVDKFEFWFMGFLKYQKAFKYIHQAISQS; translated from the exons ATGGTCCTCACTCCATGGAGACAAGCCATATTTGTGGTCATCGATACAAGTCTCGGGGATATTGGGTTGCTGAATTTACTGAGCATTGCAATTGTAATCATCCAATACAAGAAGCTTGTAAACTATAAAGATTCAGAATA CTTTGGCAATGCCGATAGAATTGACACACTGATAGAATGGATAAACAAGGTGGGAAGAAAAGCTGACAGTTTCACACATGGTGTTCGTGAGCATG TTAGATTGGGGCCCAAGGTATCTACAACTCTGAAGGGGAAATTGAGGTTGGCAACCAGAGTTCTTCAAGAAGGTGGTGTTGAGAAGTTATTCAAGCAGATCTTCAATgttagagaaggagagaagctATTGAATGCTTCCCAATGTTATTTGTCAACAACAGCTGGTCCTATTGCAGGGCTCCTCTTTATCTCCAATGAAAATGTTGCCTTCTACAGTGAGAGATATCTAAGATTCACTCTGCCAACACAAGAGTTGATTAGAATACCTTATAAG GTCATGATTCCATTACAGAAGATAAAGGGAGCCAACCGAAGTGAAAATGTGAAAAATCCAAACCAGAAGTACATACTAGTAACTGTGGATAAATTTGAGTTCTGGTTTATGGGTTTTCTGAAGTATCAGAAAGCTTTCAAGTATATTCACCAGGCCATCTCTCAATCTTAA
- the LOC122079189 gene encoding GEM-like protein 4 produces MKNHIRDNVIPIPESSVAYTVEKEAEKPTSEPESDNPYFHSSPFEGSATSKRGKMNTLIEWMNKFGKKADNFAHGVYEHVRLGSNMSATVKGKLSLGARILQRGGMQKVFKQLFRATEGEKLLKASQCHLSTTAGPVAGLLFISTEKVAFCSERSLKLTSPTGELIKTPYKVLIPLKKIKRVHQSENVKNPAQKYIQVVTVDSFEFWFMGFLNYQKAFKFLLQAISKS; encoded by the exons ATGAAGAACCATATTCGAGATAATGTTATTCCGATTCCAGAAAGCTCGGTGGCTTACACAGTTGAAAAAGAAGCAGAAAAACCTACTTCAGAACCCGAATCTGATAACCCATATTTTCATTCCTCCCCTTTCGAAGGGTCTGCGACATCTAAACGAG GTAAAATGAATACACTGATTGAATGGATGAACAAATTTGGGAAGAAAGCAGATAATTTTGCACATGGAGTTTATGAGCATG TAAGATTGGGCTCCAATATGTCTGCAACTGTGAAGGGAAAATTGAGTTTGGGGGCCAGAATTCTTCAACGAGGTGGGATGCAGAAGGTATTCAAACAGCTTTTCCGTGCTACAGAAGGAGAGAAGCTATTGAAGGCCTCCCAATGCCATTTATCAACAACAGCAGGTCCTGTTGCAGGGCTCCTCTTTATCTCCACTGAGAAGGTTGCCTTTTGCAGTGAGAGGTCTCTTAAATTAACATCTCCAACGGGGGAGTTGATTAAAACACCATATAAG GTTTTGATTCCACTAAAGAAGATAAAGAGAGTGCACCAAAGTGAAAATGTGAAGAATCCAGCCCAGAAGTACATACAAGTAGTTACTGTGGATAGTTTTGAGTTCTGGTTTATGGGATTTCTAAATTATCAGAAAGCTTTCAAGTTTCTTCTACAGGCTATCTCCAAATCTTAA
- the LOC122078936 gene encoding GEM-like protein 7, translated as MKNQFPDHVIGIPVNSVSYSVEKSGEKHTTVSETASPYFISTPSKESPRSKQYRVDTLIEWINKLGKKADSFTHGVREHVRLGTKVSTTVKGKLRLGTKILQEGGVEKLFKQIFNVREGEKLLNAFQCYLSTTAGPIAGILFISTENVAFCSERSLSFTLSTQELIKTPYKVMIPLMKIKGANQSENVKNPNQKYIQVVTVDKFEFWFMGFLNYQKAFKYIQQAISQS; from the exons ATGAAGAACCAATTTCCAGATCATGTCATAGGAATTCCGGTGAACTCAGTATCCtattcagttgaaaaatcagGAGAGAAACATACTACTGTTTCAGAAACTGCTAGCCCATATTTTATTTCCACTCCTTCAAAGGAGTCTCCCAGATCCAAACAAT ATAGAGTTGACACACTGATAGAATGGATCAACAAACTGGGAAAAAAGGCTGACAGTTTCACACATGGAGTTCGTGAGCACG TTAGATTGGGGACCAAGGTATCTACAACTGTGAAGGGAAAATTGAGGCTGGGaaccaaaattcttcaagaaggTGGTGTTGAGAAGTTATTCAAACAGATCTTCAATgttagagaaggagagaagctTTTGAATGCTTTCCAATGTTATTTGTCAACAACAGCTGGTCCTATTGCAGGGATACTCTTTATCTCCACTGAAAATGTTGCCTTCTGCAGTGAGAGATCTCTTTCATTCACTCTGTCAACACAAGAGTTGATTAAAACACCTTACAAG GTCATGATTCCATTAATGAAGATAAAGGGAGCCAACCAAAGTGAAAATGTGAAAAATCCAAACCAGAAGTACATACAAGTAGTTACTGTGGATAAATTTGAGTTCTGGTTTATGGGTTTTCTAAATTATCAGAAAGCTTTCAAGTATATTCAACAGGCCATCTCTCAATCATAA